In one Pseudomonas sp. R84 genomic region, the following are encoded:
- a CDS encoding DUF1653 domain-containing protein produces the protein MPIQPGLYQHYKGPQYRVFSVARHSETEEEVVFYQALYGDYGFWVRPLSMFLESVEVDGEQVPRFALVQAEPSLFSKA, from the coding sequence ATGCCGATACAACCTGGGCTCTACCAACATTACAAAGGTCCGCAGTACCGCGTATTCAGTGTTGCGCGGCATTCCGAGACCGAAGAAGAAGTGGTCTTTTACCAAGCCCTGTATGGCGATTACGGCTTTTGGGTGCGCCCTCTGAGCATGTTTCTCGAGTCAGTCGAGGTTGACGGCGAGCAGGTGCCACGCTTTGCTTTGGTGCAAGCCGAACCGAGCCTTTTTTCCAAGGCATGA
- the fadA gene encoding acetyl-CoA C-acyltransferase FadA: MSLNPRDVVIVDFGRTPMGRSKGGMHRNTRAEDMSAHLISKLLERNAKVDPAEVEDVIWGCVNQTLEQGWNIARMASLMTQIPHTSAGQTVSRLCGSSMSALHTAAQAIMTGNGDVFVVGGVEHMGHVSMMHGVDPNPHMSLYAAKASGMMGLTAEMLGKMHGITREQQDAFGVRSHQLAHKATVEGKFKDEIIPMQGYDENGFLKLFDYDETIRPETTLESLAALKPAFNPKGGTVTAGTSSQITDGASCMIVMSAQRAQDLGIQPMAVIRSMAVAGVDPAIMGYGPVPATQKALKRAGLGINDIDFFELNEAFAAQALPVLKDLKVLDKMNEKVNLHGGAIALGHPFGCSGARISGTLLNVMKQNSGTFGVATMCIGLGQGISTVFERV, encoded by the coding sequence ATGAGCTTGAATCCAAGAGACGTCGTGATTGTCGACTTCGGTCGTACTCCGATGGGCCGCTCCAAGGGCGGCATGCACCGCAACACCCGCGCCGAAGACATGTCGGCGCACCTGATCAGCAAACTGCTGGAACGCAACGCCAAGGTCGATCCTGCTGAAGTCGAGGACGTGATCTGGGGCTGCGTCAACCAGACCCTGGAGCAGGGCTGGAACATCGCGCGCATGGCGTCGCTGATGACCCAGATCCCGCACACCTCGGCCGGCCAGACTGTCAGCCGTCTGTGTGGCTCGTCGATGAGCGCGCTGCACACCGCTGCGCAAGCGATCATGACCGGCAACGGTGACGTGTTCGTGGTTGGCGGCGTCGAGCATATGGGCCACGTGAGCATGATGCACGGTGTCGATCCGAACCCGCACATGTCGCTGTACGCGGCGAAAGCCTCGGGCATGATGGGCCTGACCGCGGAAATGCTCGGCAAAATGCACGGCATCACTCGCGAGCAGCAAGACGCCTTCGGCGTGCGTTCCCACCAGTTGGCCCACAAGGCAACCGTGGAAGGCAAGTTCAAAGACGAAATCATCCCGATGCAGGGCTACGACGAGAACGGTTTCCTGAAGCTGTTCGACTATGACGAAACCATTCGTCCGGAAACCACCCTGGAAAGTCTGGCGGCCCTCAAGCCTGCCTTCAATCCAAAGGGCGGCACCGTGACTGCCGGTACTTCGTCGCAGATCACCGATGGTGCTTCGTGCATGATCGTGATGTCGGCGCAACGTGCACAGGACCTGGGTATCCAGCCAATGGCGGTTATCCGTTCGATGGCAGTGGCGGGTGTGGATCCGGCAATCATGGGCTATGGTCCAGTTCCGGCGACACAAAAAGCCTTGAAGCGCGCGGGCCTTGGCATCAACGATATCGACTTCTTCGAGCTCAACGAAGCTTTCGCCGCACAGGCCTTGCCAGTGCTGAAAGATCTGAAAGTGCTCGACAAGATGAACGAGAAGGTTAACCTGCACGGCGGCGCGATCGCCTTGGGTCACCCGTTCGGTTGCTCCGGTGCCCGTATTTCCGGCACCTTGCTGAACGTGATGAAGCAGAATAGCGGCACCTTCGGGGTGGCCACTATGTGCATTGGTCTCGGCCAAGGCATCTCCACCGTCTTCGAACGCGTTTAA
- the topA gene encoding type I DNA topoisomerase translates to MGKSLVIVESPAKAKTINKYLGNQYVVKSSIGHIRDLPTSGSASASKEPAAKRGKAAAGEGPVLSPKEKARKQLVSRMGVDPDHGWKAKYEILPGKEKVIEELRRLAKDADTIYLATDLDREGEAIAWHLREAIGGDDSRYKRVVFNEITKKAIQEAFSEPGELDIDRVNAQQARRFLDRVVGYMVSPLLWAKIARGLSAGRVQSVAVKLVVEREREIRAFNPEEYWEVHADLGTAKGSTVRFEVAREKGEAFKPLNEAQAMTALEKLKSSSYSIVKREDKPTSSKPSAPFITSTLQQAASNRLGFGVKKTMMMAQRLYEAGYITYMRTDSTNLSADAVAMARTYIEDEFGKKYLPETPNVYSSKEGAQEAHEAIRPSDANTTPSKLAGMERDAERLYELIWRQFLACQMLPAQYLSTTVSVGAGDFELRAKGRILKFDGYTRVMPQIAKPGDDDVLPDMAQGDVMKLIKLDPSQHFTKPPARYSEASLVKEMEKRGIGRPSTYAAIISTIQDRGYVTLHNRRFYSEKMGDIVTERLSESFSNLMDYGFTAGMEENLDDVAQGERDWKSVLDEFYGDFKKKLEVAENPESGMRANQPVMTDIPCTTCGRPMQIRTASTGVFLGCSGYSLPPKERCKATVNLVPGDEIAADDEGESESLVLRGKHRCPICSTAMDAYLLDEKRKLHICGNNPDCAGYEIEEGSYRIKGYEGPSLECDKCGSEMQLKTGRFGKFFGCTNPECKNTRKLLKSGDAAPPKMDPVKMPELKCEKVNDTYILRDGASGLFLAASQFPKNRETRAPLVIEIVPHKDEIDPKYHFLCDAPKKDPDGLPAVIRYSRKTKEQYVQTEVDGKPTGWKAYFDGGKWTVEDKRTKAKAE, encoded by the coding sequence ATGGGCAAATCGCTGGTCATTGTGGAATCCCCGGCTAAGGCCAAGACCATCAACAAGTATCTGGGTAACCAATACGTGGTGAAGTCGAGTATCGGCCATATCCGAGACCTGCCCACCAGCGGTTCGGCTAGCGCCAGCAAAGAGCCAGCCGCCAAGCGCGGCAAGGCTGCTGCGGGCGAAGGTCCGGTGCTCTCGCCGAAAGAGAAAGCGCGCAAGCAGCTGGTCTCGCGTATGGGTGTCGATCCCGATCATGGCTGGAAAGCCAAGTACGAGATCCTCCCGGGTAAAGAGAAGGTCATCGAAGAGCTGCGCCGGCTCGCCAAAGATGCTGACACCATCTATCTCGCAACCGACTTGGATCGCGAGGGGGAAGCCATTGCCTGGCACCTGCGCGAAGCCATCGGTGGTGACGACAGCCGCTACAAACGCGTGGTGTTCAACGAAATCACCAAGAAGGCGATTCAGGAAGCCTTCTCGGAACCGGGCGAGCTGGACATCGATCGTGTCAACGCTCAGCAGGCGCGTCGTTTCCTCGACCGCGTTGTCGGCTACATGGTTTCGCCGCTGCTGTGGGCAAAGATTGCCCGTGGCCTGTCCGCTGGCCGTGTGCAATCGGTTGCCGTGAAGCTGGTGGTCGAGCGTGAGCGCGAAATTCGTGCGTTCAACCCGGAAGAGTACTGGGAAGTGCATGCCGACCTCGGCACCGCCAAAGGCTCGACCGTGCGTTTCGAAGTAGCTCGCGAGAAAGGCGAAGCCTTCAAGCCGCTCAACGAAGCTCAGGCCATGACCGCGCTGGAGAAACTCAAGTCTTCCAGCTACAGCATCGTCAAACGCGAAGACAAGCCGACCAGCAGCAAGCCTTCGGCGCCATTCATCACGTCCACTTTGCAACAGGCTGCGAGTAACCGTCTGGGCTTCGGCGTGAAGAAAACCATGATGATGGCCCAGCGTCTGTACGAAGCTGGCTACATCACTTACATGCGTACCGACTCGACCAACCTCTCGGCCGATGCCGTGGCCATGGCGCGCACTTACATTGAAGACGAGTTCGGCAAGAAGTACCTGCCGGAAACGCCAAACGTCTACAGCAGCAAAGAAGGCGCGCAAGAGGCTCACGAAGCGATCCGTCCTTCCGACGCAAACACCACGCCGAGCAAGCTCGCAGGCATGGAGCGTGACGCTGAACGCCTCTACGAGCTGATCTGGCGCCAGTTCCTCGCTTGCCAGATGCTGCCAGCGCAATACCTGTCGACCACTGTCAGCGTCGGCGCTGGCGATTTCGAGCTGCGCGCCAAGGGCCGTATCCTCAAGTTCGACGGTTACACCCGCGTCATGCCGCAGATTGCCAAGCCAGGCGACGATGACGTTCTGCCTGATATGGCGCAGGGCGACGTTATGAAGCTGATCAAGCTTGATCCATCGCAGCACTTCACCAAGCCGCCGGCGCGTTACTCGGAAGCCAGCCTGGTTAAAGAAATGGAAAAACGTGGCATCGGTCGTCCTTCGACTTACGCTGCGATCATTTCGACCATTCAGGATCGCGGCTACGTGACCCTGCACAACCGTCGTTTCTACTCGGAAAAGATGGGCGACATCGTCACCGAGCGTCTGTCGGAAAGCTTCTCCAACCTCATGGACTACGGCTTCACTGCCGGCATGGAAGAGAACCTCGATGACGTGGCGCAGGGCGAGCGTGACTGGAAAAGCGTGCTGGACGAGTTCTACGGCGATTTCAAAAAGAAACTCGAAGTAGCCGAAAACCCTGAAAGCGGCATGCGCGCCAACCAGCCGGTCATGACCGACATCCCGTGCACGACCTGTGGTCGTCCGATGCAGATTCGTACTGCGTCCACCGGCGTGTTCCTCGGTTGCTCGGGCTACAGCCTGCCGCCGAAAGAACGCTGCAAGGCCACCGTCAACCTGGTGCCGGGCGACGAGATCGCTGCGGACGACGAAGGTGAGTCGGAATCGCTGGTTCTGCGCGGCAAGCATCGGTGCCCGATTTGCAGCACGGCGATGGACGCTTATCTGCTCGACGAGAAGCGCAAGCTGCACATCTGCGGTAACAACCCGGATTGCGCCGGCTACGAAATCGAAGAGGGCAGCTATCGCATCAAGGGCTACGAAGGTCCGAGCCTGGAATGCGACAAGTGCGGCAGCGAGATGCAGCTCAAGACTGGCCGTTTCGGCAAGTTCTTCGGTTGCACCAACCCTGAGTGCAAGAACACCCGCAAACTGTTGAAAAGCGGTGATGCAGCGCCGCCGAAGATGGATCCGGTGAAGATGCCTGAGCTGAAATGCGAAAAGGTCAACGACACCTACATCCTCCGTGACGGTGCCTCTGGTCTGTTCCTGGCCGCCAGCCAGTTCCCGAAAAACCGTGAGACCCGAGCTCCGCTGGTGATCGAGATTGTGCCGCACAAGGACGAAATCGATCCGAAGTACCACTTCCTCTGCGACGCGCCAAAGAAGGATCCTGACGGTCTGCCAGCGGTCATCCGCTACAGCCGTAAGACCAAGGAGCAATACGTGCAGACCGAAGTCGACGGCAAGCCTACCGGTTGGAAGGCGTACTTCGACGGCGGCAAGTGGACGGTTGAAGACAAGCGTACGAAGGCCAAAGCTGAATAA
- the fadB gene encoding fatty acid oxidation complex subunit alpha FadB: MIYEGKAITVKALESGIVELKFDLKGESVNKFNRLTLNELRQAVDTIKADASIKGVIVSSGKDVFIVGADITEFVDNFKLPDAELVAGNLEANKIFSDFEDLNVPTVVAINGIALGGGLEMCLAADYRVMSTKAKIGLPEVKLGIYPGFGGTVRLPRLIGVDNAIEWIASGKENRPEDALKVSAVDAVVAPEKLQEAALELIKRAISGEFDFKAKRQPKLEKLKLNAIEQMMAFETAKGFVAGQAGPNYPAPVEAIKTIQKAANFGRDKALEVEAAGFVKLAKTSAAQSLIGLFLNDQELKKKAKAYDEIAKDVKQAAVLGAGIMGGGIAYQSASKGTPILMKDINEHGIEQGLAEAAKLLVGRVDKGRMTAAKMAEVLNAIRPTLSYGDFGHVDLVVEAVVENPKVKQAVLAEVEGQVKEDTILASNTSTISISLLAKALKRPENFVGMHFFNPVHMMPLVEVIRGEKSSELAVATTVAYAKKMGKNPIVVNDCPGFLVNRVLFPYFGGFAKLVSAGVDFVRIDKVMEKFGWPMGPAYLMDVVGIDTGHHGRDVMAEGFPDRMKDDRRSAIDVLYEAKRLGQKNGKGFYAYEADKKGKQKKVADPSVLEVLKPIVYEQREVTDEDIINWMMIPLCLETVRCLEDGIVETAAEADMGLVYGIGFPPFRGGALRYIDSIGVAEFVALADQYADLGALYHPTAKLREMAKTGQRFFG; encoded by the coding sequence ATGATTTACGAAGGTAAAGCCATCACGGTTAAAGCTCTTGAAAGTGGCATCGTCGAATTGAAATTCGACCTCAAGGGTGAGTCCGTCAACAAGTTCAACCGTCTAACCCTGAACGAACTGCGTCAGGCGGTGGACACCATCAAGGCAGATGCTTCGATCAAGGGCGTGATCGTCAGCAGTGGCAAGGACGTGTTCATCGTCGGCGCCGACATCACCGAATTTGTCGACAACTTCAAGCTGCCGGATGCCGAGCTGGTTGCTGGCAATCTCGAAGCCAACAAGATCTTCAGCGATTTCGAAGACCTCAACGTCCCAACCGTAGTGGCCATTAATGGCATCGCACTGGGCGGCGGTCTGGAAATGTGCCTGGCGGCTGACTATCGCGTCATGTCGACCAAGGCCAAGATCGGTCTGCCGGAAGTCAAGCTGGGCATCTACCCGGGCTTCGGCGGTACCGTGCGTCTGCCGCGCCTGATCGGTGTCGACAACGCCATCGAATGGATTGCCTCCGGTAAGGAAAACCGTCCTGAAGACGCCCTGAAAGTCAGCGCCGTCGACGCCGTGGTTGCACCGGAGAAGCTGCAGGAAGCGGCTCTTGAACTGATCAAGCGCGCCATTTCCGGCGAGTTCGACTTCAAGGCCAAGCGTCAGCCGAAACTTGAAAAACTCAAGCTGAACGCCATTGAACAAATGATGGCTTTCGAAACCGCCAAGGGTTTCGTGGCAGGCCAGGCTGGCCCGAACTACCCGGCGCCGGTTGAAGCAATCAAAACCATCCAGAAAGCCGCGAACTTCGGTCGTGACAAAGCGCTGGAAGTCGAAGCCGCCGGTTTCGTCAAACTGGCCAAGACCTCTGCCGCGCAGAGCTTGATCGGTCTGTTCCTGAACGATCAGGAACTCAAGAAAAAGGCCAAGGCCTACGACGAAATCGCCAAAGACGTGAAGCAGGCCGCTGTACTCGGCGCCGGCATCATGGGTGGCGGTATCGCTTATCAATCGGCCTCCAAAGGTACGCCGATCCTGATGAAGGACATCAACGAGCACGGCATCGAGCAAGGTCTGGCTGAAGCCGCCAAGCTGCTGGTTGGCCGCGTTGATAAAGGTCGCATGACGGCTGCGAAAATGGCTGAAGTGCTCAACGCCATTCGTCCGACCCTGTCCTACGGCGACTTCGGTCATGTCGATCTGGTCGTCGAAGCTGTGGTCGAGAACCCGAAGGTCAAGCAAGCCGTACTGGCTGAAGTCGAAGGCCAGGTCAAAGAGGACACCATCCTCGCGTCCAACACCTCGACCATTTCCATCAGCCTGCTGGCCAAGGCCCTCAAGCGTCCGGAAAACTTCGTCGGCATGCACTTCTTCAACCCGGTGCACATGATGCCGCTAGTGGAAGTCATCCGTGGCGAGAAGTCGAGTGAGCTGGCGGTTGCCACCACCGTTGCCTACGCCAAGAAAATGGGCAAGAACCCGATCGTCGTCAACGACTGCCCGGGCTTCCTGGTCAACCGCGTGCTGTTCCCGTACTTCGGCGGTTTCGCCAAGCTGGTCAGTGCCGGTGTGGACTTCGTCCGTATCGACAAGGTCATGGAAAAATTCGGCTGGCCGATGGGCCCGGCGTACCTGATGGACGTGGTCGGCATCGACACCGGTCACCACGGTCGTGACGTCATGGCTGAAGGTTTCCCGGATCGCATGAAGGATGACCGTCGTTCGGCCATCGACGTGCTGTACGAAGCCAAGCGCCTGGGTCAGAAAAACGGCAAGGGCTTCTACGCCTACGAGGCCGACAAGAAAGGCAAGCAGAAGAAAGTCGCCGATCCATCGGTACTGGAAGTGCTCAAGCCGATCGTTTACGAGCAGCGCGAAGTCACTGACGAAGACATCATCAACTGGATGATGATCCCGCTTTGCCTGGAAACCGTGCGTTGCCTGGAAGACGGCATCGTTGAAACTGCCGCCGAAGCCGACATGGGTCTGGTCTACGGTATCGGTTTCCCTCCATTCCGTGGCGGTGCGCTGCGCTACATCGATTCGATCGGTGTTGCCGAGTTCGTTGCCCTGGCTGACCAGTACGCTGATTTGGGCGCGCTGTACCACCCGACCGCGAAACTGCGTGAAATGGCCAAAACCGGCCAACGGTTCTTCGGTTAA